The following DNA comes from Acidicapsa ligni.
CGTACGAAGAAACTCGATATCGTTTAGTTCTTCCATGCGTACCTGGAGATGCAGATGTGCTCTTTTACATCCGTATAAGAGATCAAAGCTCGATCTCCTCTCGTTCCTGATCGAGCGTCGGTGTAGATGAAGCCGCCCCTGAGGCCCAGGGAATAGTCCGCACTAACGTAGCCATTTGAGAAGGTGTGGGTGCTTCAAAGACCATGCGCAGTGGAAGGTCGATGCCAAATCGTTCGCGTATGCGAGCCATCATTTGCGTACCCAACAGCGAGTGGCCGCCAAGCTGAAAAAAGTTATCCTGTGTGCCGATGTGGTCGATACCCAATAGATCCTGCCAGATCGCAACGAGTGCAAGCTCCGTTTCGTCGGCAGCCTCTATGTATTCCGTTGTCAGGGCTGGTCGCGGATGAAGCGTCGCAGCAGTGTTCGTCGATATCCGTTCTTTAACCTGATCAACCGACTGAATGTACTTCAGCAGTTGATTTAAATTACGCGTAGAAATGACAACTTGCGGAGTGGGATAAGAAAGCAAACGTGAAAAAATATCAGCGGCATCCTGATCGGAAATTCCCTCTACTTGTGCATCTTCACGCAAGCCTGCACGCAGCAACCGCTGTGCAAAATCAACAGCCATGCCGCTTTCACTCCATGCATCCCAATTCTGAGCAAGCACCCTGGTGCCTTTGGGATCATCATTCGCCAGCGCAAACGAGTCCAGATACGCGTTTGCCGCGCCATAATCTGTAAGGCCGATTGAGGGTGCGATTGCGCTGATTGAAGAGCAAAGCATGACCAGCCCAGGTTTATGTTGCTCATGAATCAGTGGCAATATCCATTCAACTCCATGTACCTTCGGAGATAGAACCGCCATAGCATCAGCGCGAGACTTGCTCTGCAACATACCCACACCCGGAATGCCGGCAGCATGAATGATGCCGAATAAGCCTCCAAACTTCGTGCGAGCAATGTGAACAGCGTGCTGCATCTGTGCTGAGTTCGATACATCCGCAGTTACGACGATCACGTTGCCACCAAGCTCGCGGATCATCTCAATTGCTTGTATGCGATTCTTCAGCGGCGCTGGCGTTGCATTCGAAGTGAGAAGCTCCGGCCACGTGTGCGGTTCAGGAAACTCGTTTCTGCTGGTAATAACAAATTGCGCTTCATACTTACTCGCGAGATAGCGAGCCCAGGCAAGCCCTATTCCACCAAGTCCGCCAGTGATAAGAAAGACCGCCTTGGCGGGAATGCTAACGCTCAGAGGAAGATTCGCAGGCAAATGCAGAGCATCATAACTCGGGATCCATCGATTGGACCCGCGCCACGCAACAGCCGAGTTACCTGCATTGGAGGCCAGCTCGGTCTTCAGTTGTAACTGAGCAACGTCAGCAGATACAGCAAAGTCGAGATCGATCAAACGATATCCAATGTTAGGGCAATCAATCGGAAGCACGTTGCAGAATCCACTCAACATGCCGGATTTCGGATCGCACTCGCCATCGCCAAAGACATCAAAGCCGCCACGTGTAAGCACATTCAGTTCAATCGTTCGAGTTGAACTTATATCCGATATCGTCTGTGCAAGATACATGAGACTGAATATGGAGTAGTCCAGAGACGAGTCCAGTCCCGTTTGAAATGCCTCACCAAGCGCATATGCATGAACAATCCGTTCAGGCCACTTTCCATTGGCTAAAATCTTGTTCAGCAGTGTTGTATAGTCACCACGTTCGGCTGGATTGATCTGATATTCCGTAGCTGAAAGTTCTTGAAAGTGTGACCCTGACAAAACACGAATCGTGTGACCAAGAGGCTCAACGGCTTGTAGTAAAGGATGGATAAATTCGTCGCCTGATCGAACAAAAAGCAGGCATGCCTTATCCGCGCCAAGAGGCAGACGAGGAGCCTGAGCAACAGGGACGCTTCGTTTCCATGATGGCAGGTAGAACCAATCAGCGATATCTGAAGTCTTACCGGGAAGTTCGTTTCCCGTGGCCACCGGCAGGTTGGTTTTCGCCCTGGCGCTTATCCAGTATCGTTGTCGCTCAAAGGGATAGGACGGCAGCGAGGTCTTACATGGCCTGCCATTTTCGTAGAGTGCGTCCCAATGAATTGAAGCTCCAGTCAACCATAGTTGTCCCACAGCTTCGAGCCAATGCTCGCGATCATCCTTTGTCTTAAGTGGATGCCTTATGGATGATAGGGCTTGTACGCCAGCCTCCCTGCCAAGATGATCACGCAGCAGAGTAAGTAGCGTTTCTCCTGGGCCTGCTTCAAGATATAACGAATGACCAGAGTTATGGAGCTGCTCCGCGCAGTCAGCAAAGCGAACCGCATTACGCAAGTGATTGACCCAGTAGTCAGGACTTGTAGCTTCAGATGCCGTAATCCATCTGCCAGTTAGATTGGATACGTAGGGAATTGACGGCGCTTTAAGATGTATCTTCGCAACGAGCTCTCTGAAGGGAGCAAGCGCAGGCTCCATCATTGCAGAATGGAATGCATGTGAAGTACGCAGACGACGAGATGCGATTTGTTTCGTTTGCAAGTGTTGCTCAAAGGCGCTAATCGCATCCATCGTGCCTGAGACGACAGTGTTCTTGCGAGAGTTGGCAGCAGCAATTGAAATGCCTTCCGAAAGCAATGGCAAAACAACAGATTCAGCAAGAGGGATAGCAAGCATCGCTCCCTCAGGAAGCGATTGAATCAGCCGCCCGCGAGCAGCAATCAATGCAAGCGCATCCTCCAATGGAAAGACTCCAGCAATGCAGGCAGCAACATATTCGCCGACGCTGTGTCCTAACATCGCCTCGGGCTCAATGCCTAAAGTCTTCCACAGCATGGCCGTCGCATATTCAATTGTGAACAGCGCAGGTTGCGTGATCCAGGTCTGGTTCAAGAGATGTTGTGCAGCTTCTTCACCATCGATCTTTGGATAAAGAACGGTTCTTAAATCGAGCCCAAGATGTGGCTCAAGCAACGCAGCGCAGCGATCAATCTCGTCTCTGAAAGCGCCGCTGCTCTGATAGAGCCCAAGGCCCATGTTGATGTATTGAGACCCTTGTCCTGTAAATAGAAAAACAACACCAGTGCGATTTGTTGCTTCGCTTTCCTGGTTTTTGGAGACAACAGTTTGAAGCTGCTGCTTCAAATCTTCAATACTCTTCGCTATCACGAAGCGACGTTGCGCGAATGAATGTCGGCCCGTCTGCAGCGTATACGCAACCTCTGACAGGTTCGCGTCCGGAGTCTTTTCGAGATGCGTCGCCAGCGCGAGCGAAAGAGCATCTATAGCGCCCGTGCTACGAGCAGAGAGAGCAATCAATTGCGATGAAGTATTGCTGCGCGACTGCGGCTCACGCCACTCTTCCAGTGACACGTGAGCATTCGTGCCGCCAATGCCGAATGAACTGACACCCGCGCGGAATGCCTCAGTGCCTTCATAAGCAGTGAGCTTCGTGTTGACGTAAAACGGAGTCTGCGCAAAATCGATATGTGCATTCGGCCGCTTGAAATGCAGTGTTGGCGGTATCATGCGGTGATGCAGTGTTAGCGCCGCCTTGATCAGTCCCACAACGCCGGCTGCTGTATCCAGGTGGCCAATGTTTGGTTTCACTGACCCAAGACCGCAAAACTGTCGTTCGCCTGCGCACTCGCCAAAGGCCTCTGTCAACGCTGCGACTTCAATCGGATCACCGACTTCAGTTCCCGTTCCATGCGCCTCGACATAGCGAATGGATTCAGGTGTGAAGCCCGCCATCTCAATCGATTTGCGAATGACAAGACTCTGCCCTTCAATGCTCGGCGCAGAATAACCCACTTTTGCCGCGCCATCATTGTTGATAGCCGCACCGCGAATCACCGCATAGATACGATCGTTATCGCGTACCGCGTCCGATAGCAGCTTGAGAACTACAACACCGGCTCCGCGTCCAGGGACGGTCCCCGCAGCATCAGCATCGAATGCTCGGCAATGACCATCAGGAGACAGGATCATTCCCGGCATATACATATAGCCTGCGTTTTGCGGAAACTGAATAGAAACTCCACCTGCCAATGCCATCTCGCACTCACCGCGCAGCAGGCTTTCAAATGCCATCTGCACTGCTACAAGCGAAGTAGAGCAAGCGGTCTGAACATTGATTGCCGGGCCTTTGAGATTGAGTTTGTATGCCACGCGCGTAGCAAGAAAATCCTTATCGTTGCCCAGCATCACCTGGTAAGGGCCCACTGACTCAAGCAGCTCTGGATTGGAAAATAGATTGATGGCGCCATACGTATTCATGCCCGAGCCCGCAAAGACGCCGACAGGTCCGTTATGAACGCGAGGATCGCAACCAGCATCTTCCAGTGCTTCCCACGCACATTCAAGGAAGACGCGCTGCTGTGGATCAATGATCTCCGCTTCACGCGCGCCAAATCCAAAGAACGAAGCATCGAAGGATTCAGCATCTTCGACCACGCCGCCAGCTCGCACATACGAGGGATTCGTCAGCAGGCTCGCAGGCACTCCTGCATCGAGCAGGTCTTGATCGGACGCGAGTGTGAGCGACTCTACGCCTGCGCAGAGATTCTGCCAATATTGCGTTACATTGCGCGCCCCAGGGAATCGCCCTGCGAGCCCAATAATAGCAACGGCAACATCCCGTTTTTGATGGGTAGCTGGTTTCATTTACTCCGACCTGTATTTGCTCGCCGTTCGATGTTGGTTTAAGAAATATTACGAAACGGTGGCGATTTGTTTGATGCTTGCTTGATGGCTTTCGAGAAAATCAGCCAGACTTCCAATAGTTGGATACTGGAAAAAATTGATGAGAGTCAATCGCGAATCAATCTCACGCCTGAGCCTCTCATGCACACGCACAATCAGAAGTGAATGCGCACCGAGATCAAAAAAGTTATCGGTCAATTCCAGATGTTGCAGGTCAAGCATTTCGCGAAAAACCTTGGCAATCGACTCCTGCAGCGGCGTCAAAGTCTCCGCGGGTCTTCGCTTTGTATCACTATCCATCTGTGCTGGGATCGCCAGTGCTCCGCGATCCAGCTTGCCGTTCGGCGTTCGTGGAAATTCATGCAACAAAACAATGCGCGACGGTACCATGTACTCCGGCAATAGTTGCCGCAGCGCATTCCGTATAGCCCCTGTATCCTGGCGAGTATCATTCGTGACCAGCCATGCAACAAGGTGCTTATCGTCGCCGATTTCACGCAACAACACAACGGAGTCCTGGATCGATGGCTGTTGCCGAAGCACGCTCTCAATCTCGCCCAATTCGATGCGGAATCCACGAAGCTTGATCTGATGATCCAGCCTTCCGAGAAATTCGATCAGTCCATCTCTTCGATAACAAACCAGGTCGCCCGTGCGATAGAGACGAGCTCCGGGCGTAGCGCTGAAAGGATCATCAATGAATCGCTCCCGAGTTAGCTCCTCGCGATTCAGATAGCCTCTCGCCAACCCATCGCCACCAATCAACAATTCTCCGGCAACACCGATAGGAACCGGCTGGTACTGCGCATCCACAATGTAGAAGGTCGTATTCGCTATCGGATGCCCAATCGGAATCGCATCTTCTGTTCTTCCCGTAAGACGAAGAGCAGAAGACCAGATCGTCGTCTCCGTAGGACCGTACATATTCCAGACGCTCTCAGCATGATTCAGTAGAGAATTGGCAAGCCCGGTCTCGAGCGCCTCTCCGCCGCAGAGTATCTTCAGGAGCGCATCGCCCCGCCAACCGGCACTTAGGAGCAACTGCCACGTTGCAGGCGTCGCCTGCATCACCGTGGGGCGAATGCGTTCGAGGTCGTCCATGAGGGAAACAACGTTGCCCGGCTCAAGCGCGATACAGACCGTGCCACCAGTGAATAACGGCAGATATAGCTCAAGGCCCGCAATATCAAAAGAGATAGTAGTCACGGCGAGCAACACATCGTCACTCGTGAAGCCCGGCTCACGCTGCATGCTTTCGAGAAAGTTAAGCAATGCACCGTGCTGGATCTGAACACCCTTGGGTCGTCCCGTCGAGCCTGAGGTAAAGATGATATAGGCAAGACTATCGGGCGTAACGCGCGTTTCGAGATTGGCTAAAACGTCCGCTTCCACATCTGTTCGCAGTTCATCGAGGCAGAGCACATGAGCGCTCGTTTCCGGGAGAGATGCCCGCAGATGCGTAGAAGTTAGAAGCACCTTTGGCTGCGCGTCATCGAGAATATCTGCGATACGATGCTTCGGATAAATCGGGTCAAGCGGAACATAAGCTCCACCCGATTTCATCACACCAAGCAACGCCGCCAGCATATCCGTGGATCGTTCCATGTAGAGTCCGACAAGGACTCCGCTGCTTACGCCAAGAGATTGCAGCGTATGAGCAATCTGATTCGCGCGCTGGTTTAGTTCGTTGTATGTCAGTGAGTTTGCGCCCGCAATGACAGCGATGCGGTCAGGAGCAGCCGCAACCTGCGCCTCAAATTTTCCATAAAAGCAGACGTTGCTTTCATGAGGCGCGGCAGTCGCGTTCCACTCTTTCAGAATTTGCAGACGCTCATCAGTCTTGAGCAAAGGAATCGTGTCGATCGGCTGATTCGGATCGCTGTGGATAGAGTCAAGCAGCGTTAGAAAATGCCCTTGCAGCTGTTCAATTGTTTCGCGATCATACAGATGCGTGTTGTATTCAAAATACGCGCGCAGCGTCCCATGACGCGGATAGACTTCCACTGTTAGATCAAAGCGAGCTGTGCCTGCGTCGAATTCAATCGCAGTAATCGCCAGGCCGCTTAATTGAAGATCTTCGAGTGGAAAATTCTGAAGTGAGAAGATCGTTTGAAACAGCGGCGAATGCTCTGTCGTGCGCTCTGGACGCAGAGCCTGCACCAGTCTTTCGAACGGAACATCCTGATGTTCATAAGCGCCCAGGGTTACGTCGCGTACCCGCGCTATCAGCTCGCGAAAAGTAGGGTTTCCTTCGAGGCTTGTGCGCAATACAAGATTGTTCACAAAGAAGCCGAAGAGCCCATGCATCTCGCTTCGATTGCGACTCGCCGAGGGAGTGCCGACCACAATATCGTTCTGCCCTGAGTAGCGATACAGCAGCACGTTAAAGGCTGCGAGCATGAGCATAAATAGCGTAGAGCCCTCTTGACGCGCGAGCTGCTCTAACGCCGTGACCGTCTCCACTGGAATGACCATCAGGAGACGATGCCCATCGGAACTTTCAACCTGTGGCCGACGATGATCGGCAGGGAACTGAACTACAGGAGGTGCGCCTGCGAGCTGCTTCTTCCAGTAAGGAAGTTGCCGGTCCAGCTCTCCGCCATCGAGCCATTTTCTTTGCCAGTCTGCGAAGTCCGTATATTGAATTGCAAGCGGAGCGATCGTAGATTCCGTGCCCTCAACCGCATGTCGGTAAAACTCCGCAAACTCGCGAATGGCAATGCCGAGCGACCATCCATCGGAAATGATGTGATGCATTACCAGCAGCAATGCATGCGAGTCCGATCCAAGCTTGATGAGCGTTGCGCGAAGCAGTGGTCCCTGTGCGAGATCAAAAGGCACACGTGCAGCCTGCCCGATCCAGGACTGCAACTCGCACTCTTGTGCTTCTCCAGTAAGCTGCGTCAAGTCAAGCGTTGAGATCTTCCAGTCCACTTGATCCTGAATGATGACTTGCGGCACACCGTCCACTTGGATAAAGGACGAGCGCAGCGTCTCATGCCTCGCAACAATCGAAGCGAGCGCGATTTCAACGGCATCCAGATGCAGCGGCCCCAGCAAACGCATTGCAGTTGGAATGTTGTATGCGGGACTCGTCGGATCGAGTTGCGTAAGAAACCAGAGCCTCTGCTGCGCCAGCGAAAGCGGTAATGGATTATTCCTATCAAAAAGACCGATGCCAGAGCCACCCGCACGAGCAGCTTCCCTCGATGAGCGCAGGAAAGAGATCAACTCCTGCTTTCGTTCTGCAAGCTCCTCGCGCAGCTCGGTAGTCAAAACCCCCGTTGGCGCGCTGCACTTCAGCTTTTGGCCGTCCAGGGTCAGCACGATTTCCTTGGCTCGCAGATCGGTGAGAAACTCGACGATGGTTTTCATGCCCATATCTCATCTTCCACAGTGGGCACAAAATCCTCATTGCGATCGTCGCGATCGGAAAGGGAATTCAGCAGGGCATGCCTCACCGTGTGTACGAGCCTATCGCGGCAGGAGGCCAGAAAAAAGTGATCTCCGGGCAATGTATGCGCAGTGAAAGGGGCGCTTGAATGCTCAGCCCACGCTGCCATCGCCTCTGCAGTTACAACCGGATCATGCGCTCCCACAAACGTTGTGATCGGGCAAGCAAGCAGTCGCTCCTCCACATACCTGTAGCCCTCGTAAGCGGCAAAATCCGCACGCAGAGTAGGCAGAAAGAGCTGCATCATTTCAGGATCGTCAAGAATCGCTGCGGGAATGCCAGAATAGCGACTCTGAATTGCATCGATAAATGCCTTATCCGGCAGGTGCCCAAGCGGAGGCAGAATCCTCTCCAATTGCGGTGCGCGAGCCGCGCCCACGAACAGATGCGCAGGCCCCCGCTGCCCATTCCGTCTAAGCAAACGAGCTACCTCAAAGGCCACGAGAGCGCCGAGGCTATGTCCGTAAAAGCAGAACGGCCTATCATCTAGAGTCGTCAGTGCAGCAGCAATCTCCTGCACCATTTCACTAACGTGATTCAAGGGAGTCTCAAGAAACCGTGCGCCTCTGCCGCGCGACTGAATCCAGATCACCTCAACCTCAGGCGCAAGTAATTCCGGCCATCCAAAGAAAGCCGAAGGAGCACCGCCCGCGTATGGAAAACATAGCAGGCGCATCTTCGCATTCCCCGCAGCAGGGATCGCAGACCGCAAAGCCTTCGGTCGAAGCAGGCAACGGGGTTCCGTATGCTGGATCAAACAGAGTCCTTATCGAGCAAAATCAGATTGAGCAAAGTGAAACAGGGTTGAAGCCGATCCTCACGATGATATCGGTTGCCACCATAGTTAAGCCCATCCCACAAAAGTTACAGGATGATCTCTACTCGTTGCTCAGACTGGTCCAGACATTCCGTAAGTTTCTGTGCGAGGATGCTCACGCTTGGCTCAGCCAGCACCTGCCCGTGATCGCCAGGAATAGGAAAAATTTCCACTCCATCGGCAGCCGTTTCTCTCCAGCCCAGGTCTTCCGGCAAACGCCAATCATCTTCGCCAGTGGCGCGAAACAGCGTGACTCGCCCCTCGTACGGCAGCACCTGGTAGTTCATCGCAGCAACCAGGTTGATGTCGCGAATGCTCTTCATCGTAGATGTAATATCGACCCTGCCTCTCGTCGCCGAGATGGAGTAGATCATACGCAACCACCGGCTCTTGAGCCGATTCTTCAGGTAAGCCAGCTTGCTGGCCACACCCAGTTTGCGCGTATGCAGGTAGACAAGGTGGAGACGGTTATAGATCCGCAGATGCAGCGGCCCGCGATTCGGCAACCTTCGCATATAGCTCGGCTGCCATGTATCCAGCATGCCCAGCAACCCAACCACTTCGCCTGAGGCACGAAGCTGTTGCGCCATCTCGTAGGCCACGAGCCCACCAAACGACAATCCCAAAAAACGATACGGACCATGAGGCTGCACGCGGCGCAGTTCGCGAATGTAGTACGCAGCCATGTCCTTGAGTTGCAGCAGCGTCGGTGCGTTTCGCTGCAGCGCCTGCGCCTGGATGCCATAAACCGGCTGATCCAATTGCAGCCGCTTCACCAGCCCAAAAAATCCAAGAACATTTCCGCCTACGCCATGAATCAGAAATAAAGGAGGCCGCGTTCCCTGGCTTCGAATCGGCACAATCGACCAGTCCTCCGCCGAAGCCTGTTTCAACTGGATAAGGTCGGCCATTCGCCCAACAGTTCGAGCGTCAAACAAAGACGGTGCGGCCAGGTCGATTCCATACCGCTCTTTAACCTTTGCCAGCAGGCGCCCGCCCAACAGCGCATCCCCACCAAGGCTGAAGAAATCGTGATCGGCATGCACATGCTCAATCCCGAGAACTTCCTGCCACCATCCGGTGAGAGTTCGCTCTAGATCGCTCCGAGATCGGTCATTCAGATCGATGAAGGCAAAACTGGACATAGTTGAGAAACCCGTTCTATCTGGGAAAACAATTACAAAGCAACTACCTTATTCTACTTACAGAACTTTATGATCTCCAGACAAGTATAAATATGCAAAACAAGACTACTTTTCGAAATGGGACGAAGATGAGATTCGGGAATCCATTATCGAAGTAGTAAACAAGGTAACCATATTCAAAAGAAACATCACGGATACCAGCACCAGCGTCGGGATGAATGCCTCGATGAATATTCGATGAATGACGGATGAGTGCCGGTCGATCCGAGAACAGCCAGCGATGCTACGATTTCGACAGTCATTCCTCCCGGTCAATCTTCTGACCAAAGGCGATGGTCAGAAATCACTTAACGCATAGGCGAATGCTCTGGCTTAGCAGCCTATTTTCAATGTAGGCTTAGGTACACCAAACAGACTACTTGCTCGTTTCTCTAATCGTTCCTTGGCTTCCGGGCCTTCATTGTATTTGTGTCTCACCCCCCATAATTGAGAGTCAAGTGAAGAACCCCAAAAGCACCTATTTCGAGGAAAAGGCCGCCGAGTACCTTGACCGCATTAGCGATTGTTATGTCTACGACAGCGCCAGCGGGCTCTATCATCACCAATCCGAGAAAGATAAGAATCAGTGCACAGATAAATCAAGAGAAAATAACGCCCTAAGTCCGTTTTGGGTGAATGTTCCCAGAGATCGGGTTGTCCTTCGCATTTCTATTGCTACCCTTTGTGCCGTCTTTATCACAGTTGTCTTCACTGGCATGCAGTGGCTTGAGGCGAATCGAAGTGCCAAGGCCACTGAACGTGCGGTCTATGAATCGTGTAGAGCCTCGCAGGTATCCCGGGGGGCGTTCATTGAATCCATCCAAGCAGCTTGGGATACTCATTCTGCCTCCGTTGCGAATACTTATCAAACTATAGTCGCCACAAAGTCTGAAGCCGCATATGTGATTCCATCTACAAAAGAGTCCTTGGAATTTATTCCGGGAGGCCCAATCCAAGCTGCTTTTCAACTTAAAAATATCGGCAAGAGTGCCGCCAAAAATGTCATCTTCAAAGCCAGAACGGTTTTGGTAAATACCACCGCCACTCCTCCATTCGTTTATCCTGAGGGGATGACCGCATCCGTTGATACCCCTCGACTTCAGGAAGGGGCCGGACCAATTATGGGGATTTCGAACGATATTCTTGTTCCCGTGCGAGACGGGAATGCCACTCACATTGCAACTGCCGATGACCTGAAAGACTTTTCTGAAGGACGAAAGGACGTTCTCGTTTTCGCTCGTGTTACCTACGAGGATTCTCTTGGCGTTCGGCATTGGGTGCAGCTCTGTCATACGTTTCCCCCAATAATCAATCGCGCCGATAAGAAACAACTTCATTATGAATGCATTCACTACAACAAAGAAGACAGCAATAGCGCGATGCCAACCGCAAGCTCTATGCCAATCGTTCCTGTATCGGTTCCAGAGATCACGTGTACTGCCCCAAAACAATGACCTGATGTAAATTAGTGCTGTCCTGTCATTGTTATTTATTAGAGCAATTGGCTACGTTGACTAACCCCAAAGGAGTGTGGCTATTTTCTTGCGCCTTACCTGATGGCCTGAGAGGATGGCTGAGCGAGTATCGTAAGGACAGAGTACCTAAGCGGGTCTCGGGTCTCTGTAGAGCGTGTGGCAAGAATCCGTACGCCCCCATTTTTAAGGATTGAAACTCGCTTTTACGCGATTCGCAAATGGCTTTCGATCGATGGATCGATAAATAGATCGATCCATCAGGCAAATTCGTGTAGGCAAATTCGTGAAAAGCTGGCCAGTGAAATCGCAAACAGGACTATCGACATGAGCCGCAATTCCCGGAGAAGGAAATTACAACTTCAGTGAGCGCCACCAGTTTCTCTTTCTCTCGAATCGTCCTGTACACCGGTTTTGCCGCCACTGGAGTCGCCATGGCTCTACCCGGCTCCGTCCTGCCCGCGCTTCTGGTCCAGTGGACGCTCGCCGACAGCCAGGCCGGACTCCTCTTCTTTCTAGGCTGGCTGGGCTCATCGCTTGGAGCACTTCTCGTACGCGGCTCCCTGGTTCGATCCCTTGTCCTCGGCACATCGCTCCTGGCAACCGCGTCTTTTGGAATGGCCTTCGGTTCGCGAACAAGTTGCTTCGTGTGGATGGCCATCTTCGGAGCCGGCCTCGGCGCCACCATGACCGCCATCAGCCTCCTGCAGGCTGCCCGCCACGCCCAGCATCGGGGCATCGAACTAAACCGTCTCAATCTCTTCTGGGCTCTGGGAGCATGCACCTGTCCTTCACTCGCCGCACACTCTCTCCGCATTGCAAACATCCGCGGAATCTTCAGCGCAGTCGGTTTCTTCTTCGCAGCTCTTCTGCTCTGGGTTCTGGTCATGGAACGCGATCAGCCCGTAGCCAGCCAGCCGTCTCGTCTCGCAGCAACCTCCGCCGGGCCAACCTCGTGGCTATCAGGCCTCACTCGATGGCCGCTTCTCATCATTCTTCTCATGTTTCTCCCCACCGGAATCGAAAGTGCAGTCGGCGGATGGATCGCTGCCTATGTCCAGCGCACGCAGGAGACAATCGCCACCACCGTCACCGCCGGCTCCTGCTTCTGGGTGGGAATGCTCTGCAGCCGCACGCTCAACTCGACCTTCCTGCTCCTGCGCCGTTCCGAGCGTTTTGTCCTTGGCCAAAGCATGATCACCATCGTCTTCGGAATGGCTCTCCTGCTCGTCAGCAAAACCAGCCTCGGCATCCTGCCTGCCGTCTTCCTTACCGGATTCGGTTTAGGCCCTGTCTATCCGTTGCTCCTCGCTCAGGCCCTCCAGTATTCCGAAAACACCGTGATTTTTTTTATTGCCGGTTTAGGTTCCTCTTTCCTGCCCTGGCTCACCGGAGTCGTCTCCACCTCAGCTTCTTCTCTGCGTACCGGCCTCTTCGTTCCATTCGCCGGATCGCTGCTGATGCTGGCTCTGGGCCTTCGCCTGCTGGCAAAACCATCGTTGCCTCCGCCTCACGCTGCTTCAAAATAAGCATCCCTCCGCGCCGCAAACCGCGCAGACAGGGCTGAAATTAGCCCGACGCAAATGCAACGCTTTTCTCTGGTTTTGGGCATCTGATCAACATGTACTGTAGTGCTCTTGA
Coding sequences within:
- a CDS encoding MFS transporter, whose translation is MSATSFSFSRIVLYTGFAATGVAMALPGSVLPALLVQWTLADSQAGLLFFLGWLGSSLGALLVRGSLVRSLVLGTSLLATASFGMAFGSRTSCFVWMAIFGAGLGATMTAISLLQAARHAQHRGIELNRLNLFWALGACTCPSLAAHSLRIANIRGIFSAVGFFFAALLLWVLVMERDQPVASQPSRLAATSAGPTSWLSGLTRWPLLIILLMFLPTGIESAVGGWIAAYVQRTQETIATTVTAGSCFWVGMLCSRTLNSTFLLLRRSERFVLGQSMITIVFGMALLLVSKTSLGILPAVFLTGFGLGPVYPLLLAQALQYSENTVIFFIAGLGSSFLPWLTGVVSTSASSLRTGLFVPFAGSLLMLALGLRLLAKPSLPPPHAASK
- a CDS encoding thioesterase II family protein — protein: MRLLCFPYAGGAPSAFFGWPELLAPEVEVIWIQSRGRGARFLETPLNHVSEMVQEIAAALTTLDDRPFCFYGHSLGALVAFEVARLLRRNGQRGPAHLFVGAARAPQLERILPPLGHLPDKAFIDAIQSRYSGIPAAILDDPEMMQLFLPTLRADFAAYEGYRYVEERLLACPITTFVGAHDPVVTAEAMAAWAEHSSAPFTAHTLPGDHFFLASCRDRLVHTVRHALLNSLSDRDDRNEDFVPTVEDEIWA
- a CDS encoding thioesterase domain-containing protein translates to MSSFAFIDLNDRSRSDLERTLTGWWQEVLGIEHVHADHDFFSLGGDALLGGRLLAKVKERYGIDLAAPSLFDARTVGRMADLIQLKQASAEDWSIVPIRSQGTRPPLFLIHGVGGNVLGFFGLVKRLQLDQPVYGIQAQALQRNAPTLLQLKDMAAYYIRELRRVQPHGPYRFLGLSFGGLVAYEMAQQLRASGEVVGLLGMLDTWQPSYMRRLPNRGPLHLRIYNRLHLVYLHTRKLGVASKLAYLKNRLKSRWLRMIYSISATRGRVDITSTMKSIRDINLVAAMNYQVLPYEGRVTLFRATGEDDWRLPEDLGWRETAADGVEIFPIPGDHGQVLAEPSVSILAQKLTECLDQSEQRVEIIL